From Mycolicibacterium nivoides, a single genomic window includes:
- a CDS encoding TIGR03943 family putative permease subunit has protein sequence MSRETENALLLLIGVSTAIIAVSGAYTRYVKPGLLPYLVATAVLLIALALAAIVRDIRHGRREGGADDAHDHPHSPGVAWLLLIPIALLAFVVPPAIRPDAASVTAVSTDVLRRPFPPLPDGTAPEVSLPDALIRVAQDSAGTLDNRTITVTGFTMRDGDRSDLARVVIICCAADAQLARIRLSGPAAAQVAGYPDDTWIKVVGTIPAGQGDSSRRAIPTMTALSVTRTDPPARPYAY, from the coding sequence GTGAGCCGCGAAACCGAGAACGCACTGCTGCTGCTGATCGGGGTCAGCACCGCCATCATCGCCGTCTCCGGTGCCTACACCCGGTACGTCAAGCCGGGACTGCTGCCGTATCTGGTGGCGACCGCGGTGTTGCTGATCGCGCTGGCGCTCGCCGCGATCGTGCGCGATATCCGGCACGGCCGCCGCGAAGGCGGCGCGGACGACGCGCATGATCATCCGCACTCGCCCGGCGTCGCGTGGCTGTTGCTCATCCCGATCGCGCTGCTGGCCTTCGTCGTACCCCCGGCGATCCGTCCCGACGCCGCATCGGTGACCGCGGTGTCCACCGATGTGCTGCGCCGTCCGTTCCCACCACTTCCCGACGGCACTGCTCCGGAGGTCTCCCTGCCCGACGCACTGATCCGCGTGGCACAGGACTCCGCGGGCACCCTGGACAACCGCACGATCACCGTCACCGGGTTCACCATGCGTGACGGTGACCGCAGCGACCTGGCCCGGGTGGTGATCATCTGTTGCGCGGCCGACGCTCAGCTGGCCCGCATTCGCCTCTCCGGGCCGGCAGCGGCGCAGGTGGCCGGCTATCCGGACGACACCTGGATCAAGGTGGTGGGCACGATCCCTGCGGGGCAAGGCGATTCGAGCCGGCGCGCCATCCCGACGATGACGGCCCTGAGCGTGACCCGCACCGATCCCCCGGCGCGTCCCTACGCCTACTGA
- a CDS encoding FecCD family ABC transporter permease has protein sequence MPYRLTLAALAGLLLMAMTAGVAIGSVSIAPGQVWAIVLHSVHPGLVEQSWPAVRESIVLDARLPRVVLGAVVGAGLAASGMALQAVVRNPLADPMLLGVSSGASVGAVMILVVGAGALQVFTVPLAAFLGAFLALVAVYFLARSGGRMTTARLILAGVAVAEVLSAVASLLIVTSDDPHKTQAAVRWMLGGLGGTTWRMVWVPAVAVLVGVVVLLAFTRSLNLLYTGEEAAASLGLDVHRFRAGMFVVVALMVGAMVAVSGTIGFVGLIMPHVVRLLVGADHRRALPAAALLGAAFLVLCDIVARTVAAPEELPVGILTALAGGPFFLWLMRRKAVT, from the coding sequence ATGCCCTACCGGCTGACCCTCGCCGCGCTGGCCGGGCTGTTGCTGATGGCGATGACCGCCGGTGTCGCGATCGGTTCGGTGTCCATCGCGCCCGGGCAGGTGTGGGCCATCGTGCTGCACTCGGTCCATCCGGGCCTGGTCGAGCAGAGCTGGCCTGCGGTACGGGAATCCATCGTGCTCGACGCCCGGCTTCCCCGGGTCGTACTGGGTGCGGTGGTCGGGGCCGGCCTGGCGGCGTCAGGGATGGCGCTGCAGGCCGTGGTGCGTAATCCACTCGCCGATCCCATGTTGCTGGGTGTCTCCTCGGGGGCATCGGTCGGCGCCGTGATGATCCTGGTGGTCGGCGCCGGTGCGCTGCAGGTGTTCACTGTGCCGCTGGCGGCCTTCCTCGGAGCCTTCCTCGCGCTCGTCGCGGTGTACTTCCTGGCCCGCTCGGGCGGGCGCATGACGACAGCGCGGTTGATCCTGGCCGGCGTGGCGGTGGCCGAAGTGCTGTCCGCGGTGGCCAGCCTGCTGATCGTCACCTCGGACGATCCGCACAAGACCCAGGCGGCCGTGCGGTGGATGCTCGGCGGCCTGGGCGGCACCACCTGGCGCATGGTGTGGGTGCCCGCGGTGGCGGTACTCGTCGGTGTGGTCGTACTGCTGGCCTTCACCCGATCGCTGAACCTGCTCTATACCGGCGAGGAGGCGGCCGCCTCGCTCGGCCTGGACGTACACCGGTTCCGGGCGGGAATGTTCGTCGTCGTGGCGCTCATGGTCGGGGCGATGGTCGCGGTCAGCGGCACGATCGGCTTCGTCGGGCTGATCATGCCGCATGTGGTGCGTCTGCTGGTCGGTGCCGACCACCGGAGAGCGCTGCCGGCCGCGGCCTTGTTGGGTGCGGCGTTCCTGGTGCTGTGCGACATCGTGGCCCGCACCGTGGCCGCGCCGGAGGAATTGCCCGTGGGGATTCTGACCGCACTCGCGGGCGGGCCGTTCTTCCTGTGGCTGATGCGGCGGAAGGCCGTGACGTGA
- a CDS encoding (2Fe-2S)-binding protein produces the protein MNIGDQLSEITSYGGFFAITVGGEATDWIPVQRCYDDGCADLVAATSARNDTTDLRIGASLVQFSHASRLWSPLLACALQFGVLPDLADLQRHAARTELRLPRPVGRPVDDNGPLAQQLYRLVISDHLEPLAAGLRVKMAPRLLYGNAAAALAAAAADLARVRPELSDAVAEVTESLLATGDLTGTGHLTGWAFRRRSCCLYYRVPGGSKCGDCALRHQ, from the coding sequence GTGAACATCGGTGACCAGCTGAGCGAAATCACCTCGTACGGAGGGTTCTTCGCGATCACCGTCGGCGGGGAGGCGACCGACTGGATTCCGGTCCAGCGCTGCTATGACGACGGCTGCGCCGACCTCGTCGCCGCGACCAGCGCGCGCAACGACACGACGGATCTTCGTATCGGCGCATCCCTGGTCCAGTTCAGTCATGCCTCGCGCCTGTGGTCACCGCTGCTGGCGTGTGCGCTGCAATTCGGTGTGCTGCCCGACCTCGCCGATCTGCAGCGCCATGCCGCCCGGACCGAGCTCAGGTTGCCGCGTCCGGTGGGGCGACCCGTGGACGACAACGGTCCGCTGGCCCAGCAGTTGTATCGGCTGGTGATCAGCGACCATCTCGAGCCGCTGGCCGCGGGGCTCCGGGTCAAGATGGCGCCGCGTCTGCTCTACGGCAATGCCGCGGCGGCCCTGGCCGCAGCGGCGGCCGACCTGGCCCGGGTCCGCCCGGAATTGAGTGACGCCGTCGCCGAGGTCACCGAATCGCTTTTGGCCACCGGGGATCTGACCGGCACCGGCCACCTGACCGGGTGGGCGTTCCGCCGACGCAGCTGTTGCCTGTACTACCGGGTGCCCGGCGGATCGAAGTGCGGTGATTGCGCGCTCAGGCATCAGTAG
- the rpsR gene encoding 30S ribosomal protein S18, with translation MVSNSRKNTKKRPPATELKKPRRNQLTALGVTEVDYKDVHLLRTFISERGKIRSRRITGLTPQQQRQVATAIKNAREMALLPVVGPA, from the coding sequence ATGGTGTCGAACTCCCGGAAGAACACCAAGAAGCGCCCGCCGGCCACCGAACTCAAGAAGCCGAGGCGCAATCAACTGACTGCCCTCGGGGTGACCGAGGTCGACTACAAGGACGTCCACCTGCTGCGCACCTTCATCAGTGAGCGGGGCAAGATCCGGTCCCGGCGCATCACCGGGCTCACCCCGCAGCAGCAGCGTCAAGTCGCCACGGCGATCAAGAACGCCAGGGAGATGGCGCTGCTGCCGGTGGTCGGCCCCGCTTGA
- the rpmG gene encoding 50S ribosomal protein L33 — translation MASTDIRPIVKLKSTAGTGYTYVTRKNRRNDPDRIVLRKYDPVVRRHVDFREER, via the coding sequence ATGGCCAGCACCGATATCCGGCCCATCGTGAAGCTGAAATCGACCGCGGGGACCGGGTACACCTACGTCACCCGCAAAAACCGCCGCAACGACCCGGACCGCATCGTGCTGCGCAAATACGACCCGGTCGTCCGCCGCCACGTCGACTTCCGCGAGGAGCGCTGA
- a CDS encoding ABC transporter substrate-binding protein: MAARWLIAGLTSALLVSGCASTAAPGAAGDAPPGFPVTVDNCGVSTTYDRPPARAVALNQHAIETLLALGLENSMVGTSYLDDRILPEYQAAYDTVPVLAKEYPSYESLLAVEPDFVYGGWDSAFDEKEGRGRQRLTDAGVHTYLNIEDCRSEPVAVSTVDDEIRNIGTIFGVTARAEQQIEKLHGELAQSAAKLRGVRPVRVAVYDSGEATVFTSGGKGIGNLMIEAAGGVNVFADVPKVWGDVSFEQFADRAPEVIVIYDYGDQPVADKKRFLTEHPLLQHVPAVAQQRFAVLPLSSVVVGVRVGRAVDALARQLHPDRFS; this comes from the coding sequence ATGGCCGCTCGTTGGCTGATCGCCGGACTGACGTCGGCGTTACTGGTGTCGGGGTGCGCCTCGACCGCGGCACCCGGCGCCGCAGGCGACGCCCCACCGGGATTCCCGGTCACCGTGGACAATTGCGGCGTCAGCACCACCTATGACCGGCCGCCGGCCCGCGCCGTCGCGCTCAACCAACACGCGATCGAGACGCTGCTGGCGCTGGGCCTGGAGAACTCCATGGTCGGCACGTCCTATCTCGACGACCGGATCCTGCCCGAATACCAGGCCGCCTACGACACCGTTCCGGTGCTGGCCAAGGAGTACCCGTCCTACGAGTCGCTGCTGGCCGTCGAACCCGATTTCGTCTACGGCGGCTGGGACAGCGCGTTCGACGAGAAAGAGGGCCGCGGCAGGCAACGGCTGACCGACGCCGGTGTTCACACCTACCTCAACATCGAGGATTGCCGGTCCGAGCCCGTCGCGGTGTCCACCGTTGACGACGAAATCCGCAACATCGGAACAATATTCGGCGTCACCGCCCGGGCCGAGCAGCAGATCGAGAAGCTCCATGGCGAGCTGGCGCAGTCCGCGGCGAAGCTGCGCGGGGTCCGGCCGGTGCGGGTCGCGGTCTACGACAGCGGTGAGGCGACCGTGTTCACCTCGGGTGGCAAGGGCATCGGAAACCTGATGATCGAGGCTGCCGGTGGCGTCAACGTGTTCGCCGATGTGCCCAAGGTGTGGGGCGACGTGTCGTTCGAGCAGTTCGCCGATCGCGCACCCGAGGTCATCGTGATCTACGACTACGGAGACCAGCCGGTCGCGGACAAGAAACGGTTTCTGACCGAACATCCTCTACTGCAGCATGTTCCGGCTGTCGCCCAGCAGCGATTCGCGGTCCTCCCGTTGTCCTCGGTGGTGGTCGGCGTCCGGGTGGGCCGGGCAGTGGACGCCCTGGCCCGGCAGCTGCACCCCGACCGGTTCAGTTGA
- a CDS encoding ABC transporter ATP-binding protein, which produces MTAAVTFEAVSVTVRGTPLIADVSLSVAPGEMLAVVGPNGAGKTTLLRTLYRAQRPSTGRVLVDGTDVWKLPGKRAARRVAAVLQEAAGDFELTVFDMVAMGRTPYKRSFEADNAEDLEIIGAAMTALDIAELSRAGYGRLSGGQKQRVLIARALAQRTDVIVLDEPTNHLDLRHQHEALHLLRETGATVIAALHDLNLAAAYCDRICVLDGGGMVAVGTPADVLTEGLLSEVYGVGARITIDADTGRPQVTVPAKIGARP; this is translated from the coding sequence GTGACGGCGGCAGTGACGTTCGAGGCGGTCTCGGTGACGGTGCGCGGTACACCGTTGATCGCCGACGTGTCGTTGTCGGTCGCCCCCGGCGAGATGCTGGCCGTCGTGGGCCCCAACGGTGCGGGCAAGACCACACTGCTGCGCACCTTGTACCGGGCGCAGCGACCGAGCACCGGTCGCGTGCTGGTCGACGGCACCGACGTGTGGAAGCTGCCGGGCAAGCGGGCCGCACGCCGGGTCGCGGCGGTATTGCAGGAAGCTGCAGGCGATTTCGAGCTCACCGTGTTCGACATGGTGGCCATGGGCCGCACACCGTACAAGCGATCTTTCGAGGCCGACAACGCCGAGGACCTCGAGATCATCGGCGCGGCGATGACGGCGCTGGACATCGCGGAACTGAGCCGGGCCGGTTACGGCCGGCTGTCGGGCGGACAGAAGCAACGCGTGCTCATCGCCCGGGCGCTGGCCCAGCGCACCGACGTCATCGTGCTCGACGAACCCACCAACCACCTCGACCTGCGCCATCAACACGAGGCCCTGCACCTGCTGCGGGAGACCGGTGCGACGGTCATCGCCGCGTTGCACGATCTGAATCTCGCTGCGGCTTACTGCGATCGGATCTGCGTGCTCGACGGGGGCGGGATGGTAGCGGTCGGCACGCCGGCCGACGTCCTCACCGAGGGATTACTGTCCGAGGTGTACGGGGTCGGGGCCCGGATCACCATTGATGCCGACACCGGCCGGCCGCAGGTCACCGTCCCTGCCAAGATCGGGGCGAGGCCGTGA
- a CDS encoding LamB/YcsF family protein, with protein MAASVDLNADLGESFGAWKLGDDEAMLGLVTSANVACGFHAGDPALLLRTCREAAARGVRVGAQVSYRDLAGFGRRFIDVTPEDLTADVIYQIGALQAISHAAGTTVSYVKPHGALYNTIVSHPEQAAAVAAAVAAVDAGLPVLGLSGSAFFEEAGRRGLRTVAEAFADRAYQPDGTLVSRRDPGAVLHDAPEIAERVAGMVMRRQVTAVDGSVIPVTVESVCVHGDSPGAVEIATAVRERLSAEGVTLSAFC; from the coding sequence ATGGCTGCCTCCGTCGATCTCAATGCCGATCTCGGTGAGAGCTTCGGAGCGTGGAAACTCGGTGACGACGAGGCCATGCTCGGCCTGGTCACCAGCGCCAACGTGGCCTGCGGATTCCACGCCGGAGATCCGGCACTGCTGCTGCGCACCTGCCGCGAGGCCGCGGCGCGGGGCGTACGCGTCGGCGCCCAGGTGAGTTACCGGGACCTGGCCGGCTTCGGCAGGCGCTTCATCGACGTCACCCCCGAGGACCTGACCGCCGACGTGATCTATCAGATCGGCGCGCTGCAGGCCATCAGCCATGCCGCGGGTACGACGGTGAGCTACGTGAAACCCCATGGCGCGCTGTACAACACGATCGTCAGCCATCCCGAACAGGCGGCCGCCGTGGCGGCCGCGGTGGCAGCGGTGGACGCGGGCCTACCGGTGCTCGGCCTGTCGGGTTCGGCGTTCTTCGAGGAGGCCGGGCGGCGCGGGCTGCGCACCGTCGCCGAGGCCTTTGCCGACCGCGCCTACCAACCCGACGGCACGCTGGTGTCCCGCCGCGACCCCGGCGCCGTGTTGCACGATGCTCCCGAAATCGCCGAGCGAGTGGCGGGCATGGTGATGAGGCGACAGGTCACCGCAGTCGACGGATCCGTCATCCCCGTCACGGTGGAATCGGTTTGCGTACACGGTGATTCACCGGGAGCCGTCGAGATCGCCACGGCGGTGCGCGAGCGCCTGTCCGCTGAAGGGGTCACGCTGAGCGCGTTCTGCTGA
- a CDS encoding permease, whose product MQVLVAGIIALALAGTTLRGFVENTPDVATAATVFCGVFVQALPFLALGVVISGLIAVFVTPERLARWLPRRRSAAILAAGVGGAALPGCECGSVPVARRLFGDDTEDGTVGAAALTFMLAAPAINPVVLVATAVAFPGHPQMVAARCAASLLTALIMGTLWARFGSPGWITRRLPKPHDGEGSRWAVFTEAARHDFLSAASYLVVGAAAAAALHVLVPTWVYEHLAGQIVLGVITMAALAVVLALCSEADAFVAASLTMLPLLPRLVFLVVGPAVDIKLFAMQAGMFGRAFAVRFAPTTFVVATVVATGVGLLILGPQ is encoded by the coding sequence ATGCAGGTTCTCGTGGCCGGGATCATCGCGTTGGCATTGGCCGGCACCACGCTGCGTGGGTTCGTCGAAAACACGCCCGATGTGGCGACGGCAGCCACGGTGTTCTGCGGCGTGTTCGTCCAAGCGCTGCCGTTTCTTGCCCTCGGCGTGGTGATCAGCGGGCTGATCGCGGTCTTCGTGACGCCCGAGCGCCTGGCCCGCTGGCTTCCCCGGCGTCGCAGCGCGGCCATCCTGGCCGCCGGTGTCGGCGGCGCGGCATTGCCCGGCTGCGAATGCGGTTCAGTGCCGGTGGCGCGCAGGCTCTTCGGCGACGACACCGAAGACGGCACCGTGGGCGCGGCGGCGCTGACCTTCATGCTGGCGGCACCTGCCATCAACCCCGTCGTACTGGTGGCCACCGCCGTCGCGTTCCCCGGGCACCCGCAGATGGTCGCCGCCCGGTGTGCGGCATCACTGCTCACCGCGCTGATCATGGGCACGCTCTGGGCCCGGTTCGGCAGCCCGGGGTGGATCACCCGCCGGCTGCCCAAGCCACACGACGGCGAGGGTTCACGGTGGGCGGTCTTCACCGAGGCCGCACGCCACGATTTCCTTTCGGCGGCCTCCTATCTCGTCGTGGGCGCGGCAGCCGCGGCGGCCCTGCACGTGCTGGTTCCGACGTGGGTGTACGAGCACCTGGCGGGCCAGATCGTGCTGGGGGTGATCACCATGGCGGCGCTGGCGGTGGTACTGGCGTTGTGTTCGGAGGCGGACGCGTTCGTCGCGGCCAGCCTGACCATGCTGCCGCTGCTGCCGCGACTGGTGTTCCTGGTCGTCGGGCCGGCCGTCGACATCAAGCTGTTCGCGATGCAGGCCGGAATGTTCGGCCGCGCGTTCGCCGTCCGGTTCGCACCCACGACCTTCGTGGTCGCCACGGTGGTGGCGACCGGCGTCGGCCTGCTGATCCTGGGGCCACAGTGA